In one window of Mucilaginibacter auburnensis DNA:
- a CDS encoding 2-isopropylmalate synthase encodes MLHDPNRVYVFDTTLRDGEQVPGCQLTTPEKIEIARELEALGVDIIEAGFPISSPGDFQSVVEISKAVTHPTVCALTRANKGDIDAAVAALQYAKHPRIHTGIGSSDMHIKHKFNSTREEILERAVEAVKYAKKSVEDIEFYAEDAGRADIYFLAQMVEAVIAAGATVVNIPDTNGYCLPDQYGQKIKFLKENVKNIDKAIISVHCHNDLGLATANSVAGLQNGARQIEGTINGIGERAGNTSIEEVVMILKTHQSLGLHTNINSKNFYEISRMVSTQMRMPVQPNKAIVGANAFAHSSGIHQDGFLKNRENYEIIRPEDVGFPSATIVLTARSGRHALKYHLERLGYSLSKEELADAYQRFLVLADSKLDINDDDLVGLMTGEKVSN; translated from the coding sequence ATGTTGCACGATCCCAACCGAGTCTACGTTTTTGATACCACGCTACGTGATGGCGAACAGGTACCGGGTTGCCAGTTAACAACCCCCGAAAAGATTGAAATTGCCCGAGAACTGGAGGCGCTGGGCGTGGACATTATAGAAGCAGGCTTCCCTATATCAAGCCCGGGCGATTTTCAGAGCGTGGTAGAAATATCAAAAGCTGTAACTCACCCAACCGTATGCGCACTTACCCGCGCTAATAAAGGCGACATTGACGCCGCCGTTGCAGCCTTGCAGTATGCTAAACATCCCCGCATACACACCGGCATAGGCTCATCAGACATGCACATCAAGCATAAATTTAACAGTACCCGCGAGGAGATTTTGGAGCGTGCCGTTGAAGCTGTTAAATACGCCAAAAAATCTGTAGAAGACATTGAATTTTACGCCGAAGATGCCGGCCGAGCCGATATTTACTTCCTGGCGCAAATGGTTGAAGCTGTTATTGCAGCAGGAGCTACAGTAGTTAACATTCCGGATACGAATGGCTATTGCCTGCCCGATCAATACGGCCAAAAAATAAAGTTCCTGAAAGAGAACGTTAAAAATATTGATAAAGCCATCATCTCGGTACATTGTCATAATGACCTTGGTTTGGCTACTGCCAACTCGGTAGCGGGTTTGCAGAATGGTGCCCGTCAAATTGAAGGTACCATTAATGGTATTGGCGAACGCGCCGGTAACACTTCTATTGAAGAAGTGGTAATGATCCTGAAAACGCACCAGTCATTAGGTTTGCATACCAATATCAACAGCAAAAATTTTTACGAAATAAGCCGTATGGTTAGTACGCAAATGCGTATGCCTGTGCAGCCTAATAAAGCTATAGTAGGCGCCAATGCATTTGCGCATAGCTCTGGTATACATCAGGACGGTTTCTTGAAAAACAGGGAAAATTACGAGATCATCCGTCCGGAAGATGTTGGTTTCCCAAGCGCGACAATCGTGTTGACCGCCCGCAGCGGTCGCCACGCGCTGAAATATCACTTAGAGCGTTTAGGTTATAGCTTAAGCAAAGAAGAATTAGCCGACGCTTATCAGCGTTTCCTTGTTCTGGCAGATAGCAAACTGGACATTAACGATGATGATCTGGTAGGCTTGATGACTGGTGAAAAAGTGAGCAATTAA
- the ilvB gene encoding biosynthetic-type acetolactate synthase large subunit — MEVAQQEIETKPAQETVNITGSAAVLEALIAEGTDTIFGYPGGAIMPIYDALYDYNDRLNHILVRHEQGGIHAGQGYARTSGKVGVVFATSGPGATNLITGLADAQIDSTPLVCVTGQVFAHLLGTDAFQETDVINITTPVTKWNYQVTDANEIPEVMAKAFYIAKSGRPGPVLIDITKNAQIQLFDYKGYTPCNHIRSYRPKPIVRPQYIQEAADLINKAEKPFVLFGQGVLLGKAEAEFKAFVEKAGVPSAWTILGAGAIPTEHPLNVGMLGMHGNYGPNVLTNECDVLIAIGMRFDDRVTGRLDKYAKQAKVIHLDIDPAEIDKNVKSTVPVWGDCKETLPLLTALVEEKQHIEWLARFNDYTRQEVEAVIHNELNPTTDEMTMGEVLKELNALTNGDAVIVTDVGQHQMVACRYARFNQTRSNVTSGGLGTMGFALPAAIGAKYGAQDRTVVAIIGDGGFQMTCQELGTIMQSGVDVKIIILNNHFLGMVRQWQELFNQRRYSFVDIESPDFVALAAAYRIPGKSISERTDLQGALKEMLSTEGSFLLEVNVTKENNVFPMVPQGCSVSEIRLK; from the coding sequence ATGGAAGTTGCACAACAAGAAATCGAAACAAAACCCGCTCAGGAAACTGTAAACATCACAGGTTCGGCGGCGGTATTAGAGGCATTAATTGCTGAGGGAACAGATACCATTTTTGGCTATCCGGGCGGCGCTATTATGCCTATATATGATGCATTGTATGATTATAATGACAGGCTGAATCACATACTGGTTCGCCATGAGCAGGGCGGTATACATGCCGGTCAGGGTTATGCGCGTACATCAGGTAAAGTGGGTGTGGTATTCGCTACCAGTGGTCCGGGTGCTACCAACCTTATAACAGGTTTAGCAGATGCCCAGATAGACAGCACACCGTTAGTTTGCGTAACCGGACAAGTGTTTGCGCACCTGTTAGGTACTGATGCTTTTCAGGAAACTGACGTGATCAACATCACAACCCCGGTAACCAAATGGAACTACCAGGTAACTGATGCTAACGAGATACCTGAGGTAATGGCCAAAGCTTTTTACATTGCAAAAAGTGGCAGACCAGGCCCTGTATTGATAGACATTACCAAAAACGCCCAGATACAGTTGTTTGATTACAAAGGTTATACGCCTTGTAACCACATACGTAGCTACAGGCCAAAACCAATAGTTAGGCCGCAATATATTCAGGAAGCGGCTGATCTGATCAATAAGGCCGAAAAACCTTTCGTATTATTTGGTCAGGGGGTGCTTTTGGGTAAAGCTGAGGCTGAGTTCAAAGCTTTTGTTGAAAAAGCAGGCGTCCCGTCGGCATGGACAATTTTAGGTGCCGGTGCTATTCCAACCGAGCATCCGCTTAACGTGGGTATGTTGGGTATGCACGGTAACTATGGCCCTAACGTTTTAACCAACGAGTGCGATGTATTAATTGCCATAGGTATGCGTTTTGACGACCGTGTAACCGGGCGTTTAGATAAATACGCTAAACAGGCTAAGGTTATCCATTTGGATATTGACCCTGCCGAGATAGACAAGAACGTAAAATCAACCGTTCCTGTATGGGGCGATTGTAAAGAAACCCTTCCATTGTTAACTGCTTTGGTAGAGGAAAAACAGCACATCGAATGGTTGGCACGTTTTAACGACTATACCCGTCAGGAAGTTGAAGCAGTTATTCATAATGAACTGAACCCGACCACCGATGAAATGACGATGGGTGAGGTGCTTAAAGAGTTAAACGCCCTAACCAACGGCGATGCCGTAATAGTAACAGACGTTGGTCAGCACCAAATGGTGGCCTGCCGTTATGCCAGGTTCAACCAAACTCGCAGTAATGTTACCAGCGGTGGTTTGGGTACCATGGGCTTCGCGTTGCCTGCAGCCATTGGCGCTAAATATGGCGCTCAGGATAGAACAGTTGTTGCCATTATTGGCGATGGTGGTTTCCAGATGACCTGCCAGGAGTTAGGTACTATAATGCAAAGTGGTGTTGATGTAAAGATCATCATTCTTAATAATCACTTTTTGGGTATGGTGCGCCAGTGGCAGGAGTTGTTTAACCAGCGCCGCTACTCGTTTGTAGATATTGAAAGTCCGGATTTTGTGGCCCTGGCTGCTGCTTACCGTATACCGGGTAAAAGCATATCAGAGCGTACAGATCTGCAAGGTGCCTTGAAAGAAATGTTATCAACCGAAGGCTCGTTCCTGTTAGAGGTTAATGTTACTAAAGAGAACAATGTGTTCCCGATGGTGCCTCAGGGTTGCAGTGTATCAGAGATCAGATTAAAATAG
- the ilvN gene encoding acetolactate synthase small subunit, which yields MSQDIEKKEFNITIYTENQVGLLNRIAIIFTRRKINIDSLNTSPSEVDSIHRFNIVITESEEVVRKLTRQIEKQVEVLKVYYNTNEDIIWQELALYKVSTDVIAEKVSVERLLRENGARAVVIRKDYTVFETTGHREETDNLISILQPYGLIEFVRSARVAIIKNSEGFNTKLREFEQLQPGEEVMENEYLNKGQKVFTM from the coding sequence ATGAGCCAGGATATAGAAAAAAAAGAGTTTAACATAACCATCTACACCGAAAATCAGGTGGGTTTATTAAACCGTATAGCTATAATATTTACGCGCCGTAAGATCAATATTGATAGTTTAAATACTTCACCTTCAGAGGTTGACAGTATTCACCGCTTCAATATTGTAATAACCGAATCGGAAGAGGTTGTACGCAAGCTTACCCGCCAGATTGAAAAACAGGTTGAGGTATTAAAAGTGTACTACAATACCAATGAGGATATCATCTGGCAGGAGTTGGCGCTGTATAAAGTGTCAACAGATGTAATTGCTGAGAAGGTAAGTGTTGAGCGTTTGCTGCGCGAGAATGGAGCCCGCGCGGTGGTGATCCGTAAAGATTACACCGTGTTTGAAACAACAGGTCATCGCGAAGAGACAGACAATCTCATCAGCATATTACAGCCTTATGGCCTTATTGAGTTTGTACGCAGTGCACGTGTAGCCATCATTAAAAACAGCGAAGGCTTTAATACAAAACTGCGCGAGTTTGAACAACTTCAACCGGGGGAAGAAGTGATGGAAAACGAATACCTGAACAAAGGACAGAAAGTATTTACCATGTAA
- the leuC gene encoding 3-isopropylmalate dehydratase large subunit — translation MSSTLFDKVWDSHVIRKIEGGPDVVFIDRHLIHEVTSPVAFLGLKSRGVKVLYPERTFATADHNTPTINQHLPVQDPLSANQLKALESNTAEYGISHWGLGHQKNGIVHVVGPEYGITQPGATIVCGDSHTSTHGAFGAIAFGIGTSEVEMVLASQCIMQPKPKKMRINVTGKLGKGVTPKDVALFIISQLTTSGATGYFVEYAGEVFENMTMEGRMTVCNLSIEMGARGGMIAPDETTINYVRGREFSPKGEAWEKAEAYYRTLKTDEGAVFDKEYTFDGSAIEPMITYGTNPGMGIGISNDIPDAEQVEGGVATYEKSLDYMGFHEGDHMIGKPVDYVFVGSCTNGRIEDFRAFASLVKGRHKADNVTAWLVPGSHIVESQIKEEGILDILTEAGFTLRQPGCSACLAMNDDKVPAGKYAVSTSNRNFEGRQGPGARTMLASPLVAAAAAVTGVVTDPRTLLTEEYA, via the coding sequence ATGAGCAGTACATTATTTGACAAGGTGTGGGACAGCCACGTGATCCGCAAGATAGAAGGCGGTCCTGACGTGGTTTTCATCGACCGTCATCTTATTCATGAGGTTACCAGTCCGGTTGCCTTTTTAGGTTTAAAAAGCCGTGGTGTTAAAGTTTTATATCCTGAGCGCACGTTCGCTACAGCAGATCATAACACGCCAACTATTAACCAGCACTTACCGGTTCAGGATCCGCTATCAGCTAACCAGCTAAAAGCCCTTGAGTCAAACACTGCCGAGTATGGTATTAGCCACTGGGGTTTAGGTCATCAAAAAAATGGTATTGTTCACGTAGTTGGTCCTGAGTATGGTATTACCCAGCCCGGCGCAACCATTGTTTGCGGCGACTCGCATACATCAACGCACGGTGCTTTTGGTGCCATTGCTTTCGGTATTGGTACATCAGAAGTTGAAATGGTTTTGGCTTCGCAATGTATTATGCAGCCTAAGCCTAAAAAAATGCGCATTAACGTTACCGGTAAATTAGGTAAAGGCGTTACGCCTAAGGATGTCGCCTTATTCATTATATCTCAGTTAACCACATCAGGCGCAACAGGTTACTTTGTTGAGTACGCAGGTGAAGTTTTTGAGAACATGACAATGGAAGGCCGTATGACCGTTTGTAACCTGAGCATTGAAATGGGTGCACGCGGTGGCATGATTGCTCCTGATGAAACTACCATCAATTATGTTAGAGGCCGTGAGTTTAGCCCTAAAGGCGAGGCTTGGGAAAAAGCAGAAGCATACTACCGTACTTTAAAAACAGACGAAGGCGCTGTATTCGATAAAGAGTATACTTTTGATGGTTCAGCAATTGAGCCAATGATCACCTACGGTACTAATCCTGGTATGGGTATCGGTATCTCAAACGATATCCCTGATGCTGAGCAGGTAGAAGGTGGTGTTGCTACATATGAGAAATCATTAGATTACATGGGTTTCCATGAAGGTGACCATATGATTGGTAAACCGGTTGACTACGTATTTGTAGGCAGCTGCACCAATGGCCGTATAGAAGATTTCCGTGCATTCGCATCTTTGGTAAAAGGTCGCCATAAAGCGGATAATGTTACTGCTTGGTTGGTTCCCGGTTCACACATTGTAGAGAGCCAGATCAAAGAAGAAGGTATACTGGATATTTTAACCGAAGCAGGTTTTACACTGCGTCAGCCAGGCTGTTCAGCTTGTTTGGCTATGAATGATGATAAGGTTCCTGCAGGTAAATACGCGGTAAGTACATCCAACAGAAACTTTGAAGGCCGTCAGGGTCCGGGTGCGCGCACCATGCTGGCCAGCCCGCTGGTAGCAGCGGCAGCAGCCGTAACAGGTGTAGTAACCGACCCAAGAACATTATTAACAGAGGAATACGCATAG
- a CDS encoding DinB family protein, with the protein MEFLLDIAKHTRLNFINLMDGLTIEQLNVIPQGFNNNIAWNFNHIVAAQQILCYVRGHVDTRIPLDKITKYQRGTSPDEFISEEELAYYKEQAFTLLETLKADVDAGIFNNYEAVTTMFGVTLNNVNDAIAYFVTHDNLHFGYALSLRRAVLAEAEQLESQNTINNN; encoded by the coding sequence ATGGAGTTTTTACTTGACATAGCAAAACATACCCGGTTGAACTTTATCAACCTGATGGACGGTTTAACCATTGAGCAGTTGAATGTTATTCCGCAGGGATTTAACAATAACATTGCATGGAACTTTAACCACATTGTAGCGGCACAACAAATACTTTGTTATGTACGCGGCCATGTTGATACGCGCATTCCTTTAGATAAGATTACCAAGTATCAACGAGGCACAAGCCCGGATGAGTTTATTAGCGAAGAGGAGTTGGCGTATTACAAGGAGCAGGCTTTTACTTTACTGGAAACACTAAAGGCGGATGTTGATGCAGGTATATTCAATAATTATGAAGCCGTAACTACCATGTTTGGCGTAACATTAAACAACGTTAACGATGCTATAGCCTACTTTGTAACGCACGATAATTTGCATTTTGGATATGCGCTATCATTACGCAGAGCTGTTTTAGCTGAAGCTGAACAATTAGAATCACAAAACACAATTAATAATAATTAA
- the ilvC gene encoding ketol-acid reductoisomerase: MAKLNFGGVEENVVTREEFPLAKAQDILKNETVAVIGYGVQGPGQALNQKDNGINVIVGQRKNSKTWDKAVADGFVPGETLFEIEEALERGTIICYLLSDAAQIALWPTVKKHLTPGKALYFSHGFGITFNEQTGIIPPADVDVFLVAPKGSGTSLRRMFLQGRGLNSSYAIFQDATGKAFDRVIALGIAVGSGYLFETDFRKEVFSDLTGERGTLMGCIQGIFAAQYEVLRSNGHSPSESFNETVEELTQSLMPLVAENGMDWMYANCSTTAQRGALDWWKPFRDATKPVFEELYNSVATGKESQRSIDSNSKPDYREKLDAELAELRDSELWQAGKTVRSLRPENQAVEA, from the coding sequence ATGGCAAAATTAAATTTCGGCGGAGTTGAAGAAAACGTAGTAACCCGCGAGGAGTTCCCTTTAGCGAAAGCTCAGGACATCCTAAAAAACGAAACTGTAGCGGTAATAGGTTACGGTGTTCAAGGTCCTGGTCAGGCGCTTAACCAAAAAGACAACGGTATCAACGTAATTGTTGGTCAGCGTAAAAATTCAAAAACATGGGATAAAGCCGTAGCTGACGGTTTTGTTCCGGGAGAAACCCTTTTTGAAATTGAAGAAGCTTTAGAAAGAGGAACTATTATTTGCTACTTATTGAGCGACGCTGCTCAGATTGCTTTATGGCCAACTGTTAAGAAACACTTAACTCCTGGTAAAGCATTATATTTCTCTCATGGTTTCGGTATTACTTTCAACGAGCAAACCGGTATCATTCCTCCTGCTGATGTTGACGTGTTCCTGGTAGCTCCAAAAGGTTCAGGCACTTCATTGCGTCGTATGTTCCTGCAAGGCCGTGGTTTGAACTCAAGCTACGCTATCTTCCAGGATGCTACAGGTAAAGCATTTGATCGCGTTATCGCTTTAGGTATTGCTGTAGGTAGCGGTTACTTATTTGAAACCGACTTCCGTAAAGAAGTATTCAGCGACTTAACCGGCGAGCGTGGTACTTTAATGGGTTGTATCCAGGGTATCTTCGCTGCTCAATATGAAGTATTACGCAGCAACGGTCACTCTCCATCTGAGTCATTCAACGAAACTGTTGAAGAGCTTACTCAATCATTAATGCCATTAGTTGCAGAAAATGGTATGGACTGGATGTATGCTAATTGCTCAACTACTGCACAACGTGGCGCTTTAGATTGGTGGAAACCTTTCCGTGACGCTACTAAACCTGTATTTGAAGAGTTGTATAACAGCGTTGCTACCGGTAAAGAGTCTCAACGTTCAATCGACTCAAACAGCAAGCCTGATTACCGCGAGAAACTGGATGCTGAATTAGCAGAACTACGCGATAGCGAATTATGGCAGGCAGGTAAAACAGTACGTAGCTTACGTCCTGAAAACCAAGCTGTAGAAGCGTAG
- the leuD gene encoding 3-isopropylmalate dehydratase small subunit: MAYDKFTVLRSTAVPLPIENIDTDQIIPARFLKATERVGFGDNLFRDWRYNSDNTPKQDFVLNNPTYSGKILVGGKNFGSGSSREHAAWAIYDYGFRCVVSSFFADIFKGNSLNIGVLPVQVSPEFLEKIFTAIHSDPRTELEVNLQEQTITLVPTGEKESFDINSYKKNNMLNGFDDIDYLLSLKPDIEAFAEAKEF, encoded by the coding sequence ATGGCATACGATAAATTTACAGTATTGAGAAGCACTGCAGTGCCGCTTCCGATAGAAAATATAGATACCGACCAAATCATTCCTGCTCGCTTTTTGAAAGCTACTGAGCGTGTTGGTTTTGGTGACAACCTTTTCCGCGACTGGCGTTACAACAGCGACAATACACCTAAACAGGATTTTGTGCTGAACAACCCAACTTACAGCGGCAAAATTTTGGTTGGCGGTAAAAACTTTGGTTCAGGTTCATCGCGTGAGCATGCTGCCTGGGCAATTTATGATTACGGCTTCCGTTGCGTAGTATCCAGTTTTTTCGCTGATATTTTTAAAGGAAACAGCTTAAATATTGGTGTGTTACCCGTACAGGTTAGTCCGGAGTTTTTGGAGAAGATATTTACCGCTATCCACTCAGATCCGAGAACTGAATTAGAGGTTAACCTGCAGGAGCAAACCATTACTTTGGTGCCTACCGGCGAGAAAGAATCATTTGATATCAATTCATACAAAAAGAACAACATGCTGAACGGCTTTGACGATATTGATTATCTGTTAAGCCTTAAGCCTGATATTGAAGCTTTCGCCGAAGCGAAAGAGTTTTAA